A genomic window from Pseudomonas argentinensis includes:
- a CDS encoding helix-turn-helix domain-containing protein translates to MKRSDPTNHAVAARHLHAERIPAEAMLRYMPSAHRALAPRPGLRDVVLQLFSHRSIAEPILVPAVAEPLLVMVLAGAATVEERDLGGEWAATEVEVGDFYLTNSAQPYEMRWQTRGGDTFEVMHLYLAHSLIDQAARDVLGAQADSVNFRDVSGGRDSLVRVLLEQLRVELVEAREPSPLFVRGLAQALSVHLVRTYRDPLSTTRRANSLQAYKLRRVIDLMHERLAADFCLADLAETAQLSEYHFSRLFKRATGASPSQYFIRLRMARARQLLLDTDRSVIDIGMEVGYSSPSHFSQVFRREVGMTPSAYRSPERA, encoded by the coding sequence ATGAAGCGATCCGATCCGACCAATCACGCTGTGGCTGCACGGCACCTTCACGCCGAACGGATTCCCGCCGAAGCCATGCTCCGCTACATGCCGAGCGCACACCGTGCCCTGGCGCCGCGTCCCGGCCTCAGGGACGTCGTGCTGCAGCTGTTCTCGCATCGCAGCATCGCCGAGCCGATCCTCGTGCCGGCGGTGGCCGAGCCGTTGCTGGTAATGGTGCTGGCGGGGGCCGCTACCGTCGAGGAGCGCGACCTGGGCGGTGAATGGGCAGCGACCGAGGTCGAGGTCGGCGACTTCTACCTGACCAACTCGGCCCAGCCCTACGAGATGCGCTGGCAAACCCGGGGAGGCGACACCTTCGAGGTGATGCACCTTTACCTGGCCCATTCGCTGATCGACCAGGCCGCCCGTGACGTGCTGGGCGCTCAGGCGGACAGCGTCAACTTCCGGGATGTTTCCGGCGGCCGGGACAGCCTGGTGCGCGTGCTGCTGGAACAGCTGCGGGTCGAGCTGGTCGAGGCGCGCGAACCCAGCCCCCTGTTCGTTCGCGGCCTGGCCCAGGCGCTGAGCGTCCACCTGGTGCGTACCTACCGCGATCCGTTATCCACCACACGGCGCGCCAACTCGCTGCAGGCCTACAAGCTGCGCCGGGTGATCGACCTGATGCACGAGCGCCTGGCGGCCGACTTCTGCCTGGCGGACCTGGCGGAAACGGCCCAGCTGAGCGAGTACCACTTCAGCCGGCTGTTCAAACGTGCCACCGGCGCGTCGCCCTCGCAGTATTTCATCCGCCTGCGCATGGCCAGGGCCCGACAACTGCTGCTCGACACTGACCGCAGTGTGATCGACATCGGCATGGAGGTCGGTTATTCGAGCCCCAGCCACTTCTCGCAGGTGTTCCGGCGGGAGGTGGGCATGACGCCAAGCGCCTATCGCAGCCCTGAGCGCGCCTAG
- a CDS encoding flavin reductase family protein, with translation MARYRKTDYPLHDVRRHLETGPIVLVSSAWRGETNIMTMGWHMMLQFRPALWGCYLWDGNHSYELIRRSGECVINLPTADLVDAVVGIGNSTGTELDKFQAFGLTAAPAACVAAPLIEECYASFECRLADDRQVDEYGLFIWEVVKAHVAPAVGEPQTLHYQGQGQFRVAGRMLDHSDHFKPQNL, from the coding sequence ATGGCCCGTTACAGAAAAACCGACTATCCGCTGCACGACGTCCGCCGTCATCTCGAAACCGGCCCGATTGTGCTGGTGAGTTCCGCCTGGCGAGGGGAAACCAACATCATGACCATGGGCTGGCACATGATGCTGCAGTTCAGGCCAGCGCTGTGGGGTTGTTACCTCTGGGATGGTAACCACAGCTATGAGCTGATCCGTCGGAGCGGCGAATGCGTGATCAACCTGCCGACGGCCGATCTGGTGGACGCCGTGGTCGGCATTGGCAACAGCACGGGGACGGAGTTGGACAAGTTCCAGGCCTTTGGGCTGACCGCCGCGCCAGCCGCGTGCGTGGCCGCTCCCCTGATCGAGGAGTGCTATGCCAGTTTCGAGTGCCGCCTGGCCGATGACCGACAGGTCGACGAGTACGGCCTGTTCATTTGGGAGGTCGTCAAGGCGCATGTGGCGCCCGCCGTCGGCGAACCGCAGACCCTGCACTACCAAGGGCAGGGCCAGTTTCGGGTCGCCGGGCGTATGCTCGACCACAGCGATCATTTCAAGCCCCAGAACCTCTAG
- a CDS encoding NADP-dependent oxidoreductase, giving the protein MKAIRVAQYGEPEGLTLQERPGLVPGQGEVLINVAGSGVNPVDWKILSGAMKAFIPLELPYTPGVEVAGQVAAVGGGVQQFAVGDQVFGFIGIAGGFASQVVARADRLAHRPARLSALEASGVPAAALTAWQALHEHAQVGAGQRVLIHGAAGGVGSMAVQMARIAGATVIATASAANHDYLNGLGAHQVIDYTRTAFETAVDKVDVVLDLVGGETQARSWAVLKTGGVLVSPVSPPDAAAARTAGATGRHFATRSDGVQLAEIAARFDKGELAIEVEVLPLSQAAEALRRSLQRHTRGKLVLDASR; this is encoded by the coding sequence ATGAAAGCGATTCGCGTTGCCCAATACGGCGAGCCGGAAGGCCTCACGCTGCAGGAACGTCCAGGCCTGGTGCCGGGCCAGGGTGAGGTACTCATCAACGTGGCGGGCAGCGGGGTGAACCCGGTCGACTGGAAGATCCTGTCGGGTGCCATGAAAGCGTTCATCCCGCTGGAACTGCCTTACACACCCGGCGTCGAGGTGGCCGGGCAGGTGGCGGCGGTGGGCGGGGGCGTTCAGCAATTCGCAGTCGGTGACCAGGTATTCGGATTCATCGGAATCGCGGGTGGCTTTGCCTCCCAGGTGGTCGCCCGTGCTGACCGGCTGGCCCACCGTCCGGCGCGCTTGTCCGCGCTCGAGGCCAGTGGGGTGCCGGCAGCGGCGTTGACGGCTTGGCAGGCGCTGCACGAACACGCCCAGGTCGGCGCCGGCCAGCGGGTGTTGATCCATGGCGCTGCGGGTGGAGTGGGCAGTATGGCGGTGCAGATGGCGCGTATTGCCGGCGCTACGGTGATTGCCACCGCCTCGGCGGCCAACCACGACTATCTCAACGGGCTGGGGGCGCATCAGGTGATCGACTACACCCGCACGGCGTTCGAAACGGCGGTCGATAAGGTCGATGTGGTGCTGGACCTGGTCGGCGGCGAGACCCAGGCGCGCTCCTGGGCGGTGCTCAAGACCGGCGGCGTACTGGTGTCACCGGTAAGCCCACCGGACGCTGCCGCTGCCAGGACTGCCGGGGCCACGGGCAGACATTTCGCAACCCGCTCCGATGGCGTTCAACTGGCCGAGATCGCTGCACGTTTCGACAAGGGCGAACTGGCGATCGAGGTCGAAGTCCTGCCGTTGTCACAGGCTGCAGAGGCCTTGCGCAGGAGCTTGCAACGGCATACCCGCGGCAAGCTGGTGCTTGACGCCAGCCGATGA
- a CDS encoding DoxX family protein translates to MTHSTALTHTPANLSAGSALAGRIMLSALFMLSGISKLSAPAAMIGYIESVGMPFPGLALALAILVELVGSAALIVGYRTRLVAAGLAVFSIATALAFHAQLGDQNQFIHFFKNLAMAGGLLQVVAFGAGRFSLDARRG, encoded by the coding sequence ATGACTCACTCCACTGCACTCACCCACACCCCTGCCAACCTCTCCGCTGGCTCGGCACTCGCCGGGCGGATAATGCTGAGCGCCCTGTTCATGCTGTCGGGTATCTCCAAGCTCAGCGCTCCGGCTGCAATGATCGGCTACATCGAATCGGTGGGCATGCCGTTTCCTGGCTTGGCGCTGGCGCTGGCCATCCTTGTGGAACTGGTTGGCAGCGCGGCGTTGATCGTCGGCTATCGGACCCGCCTTGTTGCAGCCGGCCTGGCGGTATTCAGCATCGCCACGGCACTGGCCTTCCATGCCCAGCTGGGTGACCAGAACCAGTTCATCCATTTCTTCAAGAACCTCGCCATGGCGGGTGGGCTCTTGCAGGTCGTGGCGTTCGGCGCCGGCCGTTTCAGCCTCGATGCGCGTCGCGGCTGA
- a CDS encoding PrpF domain-containing protein, translating to MNEPRSTGIRVEAGVVAFPVHFMRGGTSTGLVIDQRFAPQDVALREELLRHLMGVPLHGETPGNRQLTGLGRGPATSNKVFFVELENAEGKLRLVSTLAQLAASHSAIDWSVNCGNMSSALPLWALDVGLADGASGDFEIDIRNTNTGVITTGRVLRDADNALRKVAIPGVPGHFPGVDLFLHHPVGAKTGALLPTGNVLDVIAGHAVSCVDVAVPMVIIEAASFGKTAREPLAELEADTAFTQALREVWIEAGLRMGLKKRSGELMSREEINRSETIPKVCIVGPATAGGTLSVRYFTPQTLHASMAVSGGCCLAAATLIPGTVAARLAAAKPAVGEPFDEYAVAMENPAGTLDATVVARDLGAGLEVRTVAYRRSAQVLQRGHVPLYNASQELAAVLVALI from the coding sequence ATGAATGAGCCCCGTTCCACAGGCATCCGCGTGGAAGCCGGCGTGGTGGCCTTTCCCGTGCACTTCATGCGCGGCGGCACCTCCACCGGCCTGGTGATCGACCAGCGCTTCGCCCCCCAGGATGTCGCCCTGCGCGAGGAGCTGCTGCGCCACCTGATGGGCGTGCCGCTGCACGGCGAGACGCCCGGCAATCGTCAGCTCACCGGCCTGGGCCGCGGCCCGGCGACCAGCAACAAGGTGTTCTTCGTCGAACTGGAAAACGCCGAGGGCAAGCTGCGCCTGGTCAGCACCCTGGCGCAACTGGCTGCCAGCCATTCGGCCATCGACTGGAGCGTGAACTGCGGCAACATGTCCTCGGCGCTGCCGCTCTGGGCGCTGGACGTGGGGCTGGCCGATGGCGCGAGCGGCGATTTCGAGATCGATATCCGCAATACCAACACCGGGGTGATCACCACCGGCCGGGTGCTGCGCGATGCCGACAACGCGCTGCGCAAGGTGGCGATTCCCGGCGTGCCTGGGCATTTCCCGGGCGTGGACCTGTTCCTGCATCACCCGGTCGGTGCCAAGACCGGTGCCTTGCTGCCCACCGGTAATGTGCTGGATGTGATTGCGGGGCACGCAGTGTCCTGTGTGGACGTGGCGGTGCCGATGGTGATCATTGAGGCCGCGTCCTTCGGCAAGACGGCGCGCGAGCCGCTCGCCGAGCTGGAAGCCGATACCGCTTTCACGCAGGCGCTGCGCGAGGTGTGGATCGAGGCGGGGCTGCGCATGGGCCTGAAGAAACGCAGCGGCGAGTTAATGAGCCGCGAGGAGATCAACCGCAGCGAAACCATTCCCAAGGTTTGCATCGTCGGCCCGGCTACCGCGGGCGGCACGCTGTCGGTGCGCTACTTCACCCCGCAGACGCTGCACGCCTCCATGGCGGTATCGGGCGGCTGCTGCCTGGCTGCCGCCACGTTGATTCCAGGCACCGTCGCCGCCCGCCTGGCTGCCGCCAAACCGGCCGTAGGCGAGCCGTTCGACGAATATGCGGTAGCGATGGAAAACCCCGCCGGCACCCTCGACGCCACGGTGGTGGCTCGCGATCTCGGTGCCGGGCTGGAGGTCAGAACCGTGGCCTATCGGCGCAGCGCCCAGGTGCTCCAGCGCGGGCACGTGCCGCTGTACAACGCCTCGCAGGAATTGGCGGCGGTGCTGGTGGCGTTGATATAG
- a CDS encoding MarR family winged helix-turn-helix transcriptional regulator, whose amino-acid sequence MTMKIEPGLGELLRYVSELVERGAEQHYQEMGLTYRARYTPVLRAIEAGARTITEITARTHLTQGAISQTVNQMEADGLITRQRGADARKSEIHLAPAGQRLMPLLIGHWAATFHAIEQLEQDIGHPLRQVLRAAAQALQHQDFSQRLSAAKRPPAAGVPGNE is encoded by the coding sequence ATGACCATGAAGATCGAACCTGGCCTGGGTGAGTTGCTGCGCTACGTGTCCGAGTTGGTGGAGCGCGGGGCCGAGCAGCATTATCAGGAGATGGGCCTCACCTACCGCGCGCGCTATACGCCAGTGCTGCGCGCCATCGAGGCGGGCGCCCGGACCATCACCGAAATCACCGCACGCACCCACCTGACTCAAGGGGCGATCAGCCAGACGGTGAACCAGATGGAGGCGGACGGCCTGATCACCCGCCAGCGCGGCGCCGATGCGCGCAAGAGCGAGATCCACCTGGCGCCGGCCGGTCAACGGCTGATGCCCCTGCTGATCGGTCACTGGGCGGCGACCTTCCACGCTATCGAACAGCTCGAACAGGATATTGGCCATCCATTACGACAGGTGTTGCGGGCGGCCGCCCAGGCCCTCCAGCACCAGGACTTCTCGCAGCGCCTGAGCGCCGCCAAACGACCACCCGCAGCAGGAGTGCCCGGTAATGAATGA
- a CDS encoding GNAT family N-acetyltransferase — translation MSTLTFRKAQRTDLETIVTLLASDPLGQAREDASTPLQAAYVSAFEAIDADPNQLLVVVADAGQVIGTLQLTFLPNISRLGAWRAQIEAVRIDPNCRSAGIGREMFLWAFAQARARGCQLIQLTCDHTRKEAQRFYEGLGFEASHIGYKKAL, via the coding sequence ATGTCGACCCTGACCTTTCGCAAAGCACAGCGCACCGACCTGGAAACCATCGTCACCCTGCTGGCCAGCGACCCGCTCGGCCAGGCTCGCGAAGATGCCTCCACACCGCTGCAAGCGGCCTACGTCAGCGCCTTCGAGGCCATCGACGCCGATCCGAACCAGCTGCTGGTCGTGGTCGCTGACGCGGGCCAGGTGATCGGCACCCTGCAGCTGACCTTCCTGCCCAACATCTCGCGCCTGGGCGCCTGGCGTGCGCAGATCGAGGCGGTGCGTATCGACCCGAACTGCCGCAGCGCCGGCATCGGCCGGGAGATGTTCCTGTGGGCCTTCGCGCAAGCCCGTGCACGGGGCTGCCAGTTGATCCAGCTGACCTGCGACCACACGCGTAAAGAAGCCCAGCGCTTCTACGAAGGGCTGGGCTTCGAGGCTTCGCATATCGGCTACAAGAAGGCACTGTAG
- a CDS encoding aldo/keto reductase family oxidoreductase, whose protein sequence is MSNASQAGSFSLGERTVNRMGYGAMQLAGPQVFGPPRDRAASLAVLRAARDAGVNHIDTADFYGPHVTNQLIREALHPYGDELVLVTKVGARRAADASWHPAATPAELTRAVHDNLRNLGVEALDVVNYRAWGTLHAPDEASIEEAFGTLADLQRQGLIRQLGLSNVSAVQISQAQRIAPVVCVQNHYNLSHRDDEQLIAELARQGIAYVPFFPLGGFSPLQSEVLSSVAARLDTSPLRVALAWLLQRSANILLIPGTSSVTHLQENLGASELTIPPALLAELDALV, encoded by the coding sequence ATGAGCAACGCCAGCCAGGCCGGTAGCTTTTCTCTCGGTGAACGCACCGTCAATCGCATGGGCTATGGCGCCATGCAGCTCGCCGGGCCCCAGGTGTTCGGTCCGCCCCGGGACCGCGCTGCGTCGCTGGCGGTGTTGCGCGCCGCACGGGATGCCGGGGTCAACCATATCGATACCGCGGACTTCTACGGCCCCCACGTCACCAACCAGCTGATCCGCGAGGCGCTGCACCCCTACGGCGATGAGCTGGTGCTGGTCACCAAGGTCGGTGCCCGCCGCGCGGCGGATGCCTCCTGGCACCCGGCCGCGACCCCTGCCGAATTGACGCGGGCCGTGCACGACAACCTGCGCAACCTGGGTGTCGAGGCACTGGACGTGGTCAACTATCGGGCCTGGGGTACGCTGCATGCCCCCGACGAAGCGTCCATCGAGGAGGCGTTCGGCACCCTGGCCGACCTGCAGCGCCAGGGGCTGATCCGTCAGCTGGGCCTGAGCAACGTATCGGCGGTGCAGATCAGCCAGGCCCAGCGCATCGCGCCGGTGGTCTGCGTGCAGAACCACTACAACCTGTCGCATCGCGACGACGAGCAACTGATTGCCGAACTGGCCCGCCAGGGCATCGCCTATGTGCCGTTTTTTCCGCTGGGTGGTTTCTCGCCGCTGCAATCGGAGGTGTTGTCCAGCGTGGCGGCGCGCCTGGACACCTCGCCGCTGCGGGTCGCGCTGGCCTGGCTGTTGCAGCGCTCGGCGAACATCCTGCTGATTCCGGGCACCTCCTCGGTGACGCACCTGCAAGAGAATCTCGGCGCCAGCGAGCTGACCATTCCCCCTGCATTGCTGGCCGAGCTGGACGCCCTGGTCTGA
- a CDS encoding LysR family transcriptional regulator, producing MSTDIQDLLAFVTVVNAGGFREGARLSGKSASSLSDAVRRMEAGLGVRLLNRTTRSILPTEAGQLLMNRIVPALGEVTAALDVVNDFRDRPTGTLKLNVPLSAARLVLPRLITPFLKAYPDIRVEVIAEESFVDVLAAGCDAGIRYDDRLEQDMIAVPIGPRLQRCATAASPAYLDAHGRPEHPRDLLQHACLRGKFPSGAMPLWEYQRDGETISVDPNGPLIVRIGGAVDLAVEAAIDGLGMVYLFEDWLRPHLHSGALEPVLEPWWQSFSGPYLYYPGRRYLPSPLRAFIDFVKASPC from the coding sequence GTGAGCACCGACATTCAGGATCTTTTGGCCTTCGTCACCGTGGTGAACGCCGGCGGTTTTCGGGAAGGCGCACGGCTCAGTGGCAAATCCGCCTCCAGCCTCAGCGATGCCGTGCGCCGCATGGAGGCTGGCCTTGGCGTGCGCCTGCTGAACCGCACCACTCGCAGCATCCTGCCGACCGAAGCGGGCCAACTGCTAATGAACCGCATCGTGCCGGCGCTGGGCGAAGTGACCGCGGCGCTGGACGTGGTCAATGACTTTCGTGACCGCCCCACCGGTACCCTGAAACTCAACGTGCCGCTGAGCGCCGCGCGGCTGGTGCTGCCCAGGCTTATCACCCCCTTCCTGAAGGCCTACCCCGACATCCGCGTGGAAGTGATCGCCGAGGAAAGCTTCGTCGACGTGCTGGCGGCGGGCTGCGACGCCGGCATTCGCTACGACGATCGCCTGGAACAGGACATGATCGCCGTGCCCATCGGCCCCCGCCTGCAACGTTGCGCCACCGCCGCCTCGCCCGCCTACCTGGATGCCCACGGGCGCCCCGAGCACCCGCGCGATCTGCTGCAGCACGCCTGTCTGCGCGGCAAGTTCCCCAGCGGCGCCATGCCGCTGTGGGAGTACCAACGCGACGGCGAGACCATCAGCGTCGATCCCAACGGCCCGCTGATCGTGCGCATCGGCGGCGCCGTCGACCTGGCCGTAGAGGCGGCGATCGACGGCCTGGGCATGGTCTACCTGTTCGAGGACTGGCTGCGCCCGCACCTGCACAGCGGCGCGTTGGAACCGGTACTGGAGCCCTGGTGGCAGAGTTTCTCGGGCCCGTATCTGTACTACCCGGGGCGCCGCTACCTGCCCTCGCCGCTCAGGGCCTTTATCGATTTCGTGAAGGCCTCGCCCTGCTGA